The DNA sequence GGCGGACAGCTCGAACCCACCGACAGAGGCTCCCCGGGTGGTACGAACCGCCGGGCGAGGACGATCCGTGGGCAGCTCCAGGACGGCGGGCGCTCCGGCCAGTTGCTTCCTCCAATACACCAGCTGACCTTCCAGCACTTCGCCGGACAGCCAGTTGCGCTGCCACACCGCGTAGTCCGCGTACTGAATGGGCAGCTGCGGCAGCGAGACCGGACTTCCAGCCGTGAACCCCTGGTAGAGGCTCGCCAGCTCGCGGAAGAAGATGCCACCGGACCATGCGTCGTTGACGATGTGATGCATCGACAGCAACAGCACGTGCTCGTCCGGTGAGAGCCGCAGCAACTGCGCGCGCACCAAGGGCTCTTTGTCCAGGGCGAAGGGCTTGAGCGCGTCCTCGCTGGCGCGCTGCCGCACCTCGGCCTCACGCTCCTGCTCAGGCAGGCCCGAGAGCTCCACCACCGGCATCTGGAACAGGAGGTCCGGGGAGATCACCTGAGCGGCTTTATCCCCTGTCGCCACGAAGTTCGTCCGGAGCACCTCATGCCGGAGGATGATTTCCTGGAAGCTCTTCTCCAGTGCTTCGGCATCCAACTGCCCCTTGAAGCGCAGCGCGATCGGGACGTTGAACAGAGCGCTTCCGGGCTCCAGTTGGTCCATGAACCACAGCCGCTCCTGCGCGAAGGAGAGCGGAATCTCCTCGTCGCGCGGAACCGGCAGGATCGACGGGGCCTGGAGCCCCTGACTGTCATCCGAGGACACGATGATCCGGGCCAGGCCCGCCACGGTGGGGAATGCGAACAACTGGCTCACGGCCAGCTCCACCTGCAGCGTG is a window from the Stigmatella aurantiaca genome containing:
- a CDS encoding condensation domain-containing protein — translated: NGKVDHKALPPPGQSETAVDRYVAPRNQTEELVAGIWSELLDVEKVGVHDDFFDLGGHSLMATRVLSRIRDTLQVELAVSQLFAFPTVAGLARIIVSSDDSQGLQAPSILPVPRDEEIPLSFAQERLWFMDQLEPGSALFNVPIALRFKGQLDAEALEKSFQEIILRHEVLRTNFVATGDKAAQVISPDLLFQMPVVELSGLPEQEREAEVRQRASEDALKPFALDKEPLVRAQLLRLSPDEHVLLLSMHHIVNDAWSGGIFFRELASLYQGFTAGSPVSLPQLPIQYADYAVWQRNWLSGEVLEGQLVYWRKQLAGAPAVLELPTDRPRPAVRTTRGASVGGFELSAPLTRALRGLAQREGVTLFMLMEAAFHALLYRYSGQEDISVGTTIAGRNRTETEPLIGLFMNTLVLRVNLGGDPTFRELLGRVREVALGAYAHQDVPFERLVDELASTRSLSHSPLFQVVFDLRNAASNPHLGDLQISGVKAQTVTTKFDLALMTFEQGDGLAGFCDYSTELYEEETIQRMLGHLTRLLEAVAGNAEQR